A single genomic interval of Asinibacterium sp. OR53 harbors:
- a CDS encoding glycoside hydrolase family 9 protein: MKNIFCIALLLLVSFAFKKNEPAESWIRINQLGYTPNGIKVAVWCAKTDRLPETAVLIDSSTHEIVYHCKLSAAYGAYGPFTQTVRIDFTGFSKPGKYFIKAGDAISPVFPIDKNVYKGAADFCLRYMRQQRSGFNPFLKDSCHTHDGYTLYGPMPDSTHIDVTGGWHDASDYLQYTTTSANAAYHLLAAYRDFPQVFGDTKQANGLEGANGVADVLDEARWGIDWLLKMNPKDGWLFNQLGDDRDHKGMRIPKEDTNYYGRGLERPVYFCSGKPQVRGKFMNATTGIASTAGKFASSFALASQLYAGNDRAFSERLLHKAKKAFEAGQKQPGVCQTASVRSPYIYAEGNWTDDMELAAAALQMTDSALRYAREESVTPWLGADSANHYQWYPFVNVGHYELAKQLNGKNREMLIDDYRKGIEKVWLKASTNAFFRAIPFIWCSNNLTVAFTTQCYWYRQLTNDNTYDELEQANLDWLFGCNPWGTSMVYGLPAWGDTPEDPHSAFTHLKNYPIDGGLVDGPVYTSIYKSLIGIHLNNADEYEAFQSDLAVYHDDYGDYSTNEPTMDGTASLIYLLAAKESEALKDDKEKRAGTDP, from the coding sequence ATGAAAAATATCTTTTGCATAGCATTGCTGCTGTTAGTTTCTTTCGCTTTCAAGAAAAATGAACCGGCTGAATCATGGATCAGGATCAACCAGCTGGGATATACACCCAATGGGATCAAAGTAGCGGTGTGGTGCGCTAAAACAGACCGGCTGCCCGAAACAGCTGTGTTGATAGACAGCAGTACCCATGAGATCGTTTACCATTGCAAACTTTCGGCAGCTTACGGTGCGTATGGGCCTTTTACGCAAACCGTACGCATAGACTTTACTGGTTTCAGCAAACCCGGCAAGTATTTTATTAAAGCGGGTGATGCCATATCACCGGTGTTTCCCATTGATAAAAATGTGTACAAAGGCGCCGCTGATTTTTGCCTGCGCTATATGCGCCAGCAGCGCAGCGGGTTCAACCCTTTTTTGAAAGACAGCTGCCACACGCACGACGGCTACACATTGTATGGCCCTATGCCCGATAGTACACACATCGATGTAACAGGAGGATGGCACGATGCAAGTGATTACCTGCAATACACCACTACTTCGGCCAACGCAGCCTATCACCTGCTCGCCGCTTACCGCGATTTTCCACAGGTATTTGGTGATACCAAACAGGCAAACGGGCTGGAAGGAGCCAATGGAGTAGCCGATGTGCTGGATGAAGCAAGATGGGGGATCGACTGGTTGCTGAAAATGAATCCGAAAGATGGATGGTTATTCAATCAATTAGGAGACGACCGAGACCACAAGGGCATGCGCATTCCCAAAGAAGATACCAATTACTATGGCCGTGGGTTAGAGCGCCCGGTTTATTTCTGTTCGGGCAAGCCACAAGTGCGGGGCAAATTCATGAATGCCACAACAGGCATTGCTTCCACTGCCGGAAAATTTGCCAGCAGTTTTGCATTGGCTTCGCAATTATATGCAGGCAATGACAGGGCTTTCTCAGAACGACTCTTACATAAAGCGAAAAAAGCTTTCGAAGCCGGACAAAAACAGCCTGGTGTTTGCCAGACCGCATCGGTACGTTCACCTTATATCTATGCCGAAGGTAATTGGACGGATGATATGGAACTCGCTGCCGCAGCCTTACAAATGACAGATTCCGCCTTGCGTTATGCCCGCGAAGAATCTGTTACACCCTGGCTCGGCGCCGACTCTGCAAACCACTACCAATGGTATCCTTTTGTGAATGTTGGTCACTATGAGCTGGCCAAACAATTGAATGGGAAAAATCGTGAAATGCTGATCGATGATTACCGAAAAGGGATAGAGAAAGTTTGGCTGAAAGCCAGCACCAATGCTTTTTTCAGGGCCATACCTTTTATCTGGTGCAGCAATAACCTCACCGTTGCATTCACAACACAATGCTACTGGTACCGTCAACTGACAAATGATAATACTTATGATGAGCTGGAACAGGCTAACCTCGACTGGTTATTCGGCTGTAACCCCTGGGGCACCAGTATGGTATACGGATTGCCTGCCTGGGGAGATACGCCTGAAGATCCGCATTCCGCATTCACACACCTGAAAAATTACCCGATCGATGGCGGACTGGTAGACGGACCGGTATACACCAGCATTTACAAAAGCCTGATTGGTATTCATTTGAATAATGCCGATGAATATGAAGCTTTTCAAAGCGACCTGGCTGTTTATCATGATGACTATGGCGACTATAGCACGAATGAACCTACGATGGATGGAACGGCCTCATTGATCTATTTACTGGCTGCAAAAGAATCTGAGGCATTGAAAGATGATAAAGAAAAACGCGCAGGAACAGACCCGTGA
- a CDS encoding UDP-2,3-diacylglucosamine diphosphatase encodes MERRSLDVVVMSDLHLGTYGCHATEIVNYLKSIQPQILVLNGDVIDIWQFSKRYFPVPHTQVIKEIMNLLSMGTRVIYITGNHDEILRRYSDMQMGNFQLTDKVVMEINGKMTWIFHGDVFDATTKGSAKLLAKLGGHGYDLLIVLNRFINWFLKTMGREKMSFSKKVKNSVKKAVAWIGDFEQTAAELAIEKKYDYVICGHIHQPQKREVVTKDGSVMYLNSGDWVENLTALEYAQNEWNIFHYDEKEFAAMKAPVITMEKKLPQLNVVTDEVALFIHSLAAQS; translated from the coding sequence ATGGAAAGACGTTCGTTAGATGTGGTAGTGATGAGTGACCTGCACCTGGGCACCTATGGTTGTCACGCTACAGAAATTGTGAACTACCTCAAAAGTATCCAGCCGCAAATACTGGTGTTGAATGGTGATGTCATTGATATATGGCAGTTCAGCAAGCGCTATTTCCCCGTGCCGCATACACAGGTGATCAAAGAGATCATGAACCTGTTGAGCATGGGTACCCGGGTAATTTATATTACGGGTAACCACGACGAAATACTGCGGCGTTACAGTGATATGCAAATGGGTAATTTTCAGCTCACCGATAAAGTGGTGATGGAGATCAATGGTAAGATGACCTGGATATTCCATGGTGATGTATTTGATGCCACCACGAAAGGCAGCGCCAAATTACTGGCCAAACTGGGCGGCCATGGATATGATCTCCTGATCGTGCTCAACCGTTTCATCAACTGGTTCCTGAAAACAATGGGAAGAGAGAAGATGAGCTTCAGCAAAAAGGTAAAGAACAGTGTGAAAAAAGCGGTTGCCTGGATCGGCGATTTTGAACAAACCGCTGCAGAACTGGCCATAGAAAAGAAATACGATTATGTGATTTGCGGTCATATACACCAACCTCAGAAAAGAGAAGTGGTAACCAAAGATGGATCTGTAATGTACCTGAACAGTGGCGATTGGGTGGAAAACCTCACAGCACTGGAATATGCCCAGAACGAGTGGAACATTTTCCACTACGATGAAAAGGAGTTCGCTGCCATGAAAGCGCCTGTGATCACCATGGAAAAGAAATTGCCGCAACTGAACGTGGTAACAGATGAAGTGGCTTTATTCATTCACTCTTTAGCTGCGCAGTCATGA
- a CDS encoding TonB-dependent receptor, with protein sequence MKFILSILLLLAFTASAQTGEITGKLFSGGKAVERASISLAGTAFGAWSDSLGSFMLSRIPAGTYQLRVSCLGYDDAEQQVLVKSNNSLALWIVLTANDVLLNDVVVTGVSRATQARENPVAIMGISSRAMERTAASDLMDLLARNVPGLHTVKTGPNVSKPSIRGLGYNRVLTLYDGVRQEGQQWGDEHGIEVDAYDINRAEVIKGPASLMYGSDALAGVISLFPYIPDMDDGKLHGKLVSEYQSNNNLVGNGLRIGYSGRKFLFVLRSSYRMANNYRNAIDNRVYNTNFDEKNLSALAGFKTNKGYSHFNFTLYSNLQGIPDGSRDSLTRQFTKQVREGNNDDIKSRPLIPCNELNTYRLSPLHQRIDHYRIYTHHFYQLGKSNVDIIFSLQQNIRREYNHPTMPNQAGMHVRLNTLNYGLRYDAPRLGNMETTVGINGMLQQNKSIDATDFPIPNYALYDGGAYWYAKWKSGKWSVSGGARYDMRRVRWKDFFVRNNSVTGFDEHVALPDTANAVLQFPAYDKVFKGISASVGFTFQATRDIGLKFNIGRGYRAPNITEMASNGLDPGAHIIYLGNRNFDPEFSLETDLGASARFSNFSAELSLFNNHIQHYIYLTMLADDNGNPITDAQGNKTYQYQQAAAQLYGMEAGFSLHPVKLRGFSFDNNLSVVYGFNKSEIYEGKGEQGAYLPLIPPLKIWSSITQKITTASKWVTSITPKVEVEWAAKQNRFLGLNHTETPTPGYALLHIGLTVDIRYYKSRSMQLYIQVMNLLDKVYQSNLSRLKYFEYYNQSPNGYSGMYNMGRNICVKLVLPF encoded by the coding sequence ATGAAGTTCATTTTATCCATATTGCTATTGCTTGCTTTTACTGCAAGTGCGCAAACAGGCGAGATCACCGGCAAGCTTTTTTCGGGAGGTAAAGCTGTTGAGCGGGCGAGCATTAGTCTTGCCGGAACTGCCTTCGGTGCATGGTCAGATAGTTTAGGTTCTTTTATGCTCTCACGCATACCAGCAGGTACTTACCAGCTGAGGGTTTCATGCCTTGGTTATGATGATGCAGAACAACAGGTACTGGTAAAAAGCAACAACAGCCTGGCTTTGTGGATTGTTTTGACTGCCAATGATGTATTGCTCAATGATGTAGTGGTTACAGGTGTTTCCAGGGCAACACAGGCCCGGGAAAACCCGGTTGCTATTATGGGTATTTCTTCCCGTGCAATGGAACGTACCGCGGCATCTGATCTGATGGATCTACTGGCCAGGAATGTACCTGGATTGCATACGGTGAAAACAGGCCCGAATGTTTCTAAACCTTCCATTCGTGGATTGGGTTATAACAGGGTACTTACGCTTTACGATGGTGTTCGCCAGGAGGGACAGCAATGGGGAGATGAGCATGGTATTGAAGTGGATGCTTACGATATCAACAGGGCAGAAGTAATCAAAGGGCCGGCCAGCCTGATGTACGGGTCTGATGCCCTCGCGGGTGTGATCAGTTTGTTTCCCTATATTCCTGATATGGATGATGGAAAACTGCATGGCAAATTAGTAAGCGAATACCAGTCGAACAACAACCTGGTGGGGAATGGACTGCGCATAGGATACAGTGGACGAAAATTTTTATTTGTGTTAAGAAGCTCTTATCGTATGGCCAACAATTACCGCAATGCCATTGACAACAGGGTTTACAATACCAATTTTGACGAAAAGAACCTGTCGGCACTGGCTGGTTTTAAAACCAACAAAGGATATTCCCATTTTAATTTTACCCTGTACAGCAACCTGCAAGGCATCCCGGATGGAAGCCGCGATTCGTTAACACGGCAATTTACCAAACAGGTTCGGGAAGGAAACAATGATGACATCAAGAGCAGGCCGCTGATACCATGCAATGAACTAAATACGTATCGGCTTTCGCCGCTCCATCAACGCATCGATCACTACCGGATATACACCCATCATTTTTACCAGTTGGGTAAAAGCAATGTAGATATTATTTTTTCACTGCAACAAAATATCAGGCGTGAGTACAATCACCCTACCATGCCCAACCAGGCGGGAATGCATGTGCGGTTGAATACGTTGAATTATGGTTTGCGGTATGATGCACCCCGGTTGGGCAATATGGAGACTACAGTGGGCATTAATGGAATGCTGCAGCAGAACAAAAGTATCGATGCAACAGATTTCCCCATCCCCAATTATGCGCTGTATGACGGAGGTGCCTATTGGTATGCAAAATGGAAATCCGGGAAATGGAGTGTGAGTGGCGGAGCCCGGTACGACATGAGACGGGTGCGATGGAAAGATTTTTTCGTCAGGAATAATTCTGTTACGGGCTTCGATGAACATGTAGCTTTGCCGGATACGGCCAATGCTGTTTTACAGTTCCCGGCTTATGATAAAGTGTTCAAAGGAATATCAGCAAGTGTAGGATTTACTTTTCAGGCTACCAGGGATATCGGGCTCAAATTCAATATCGGCAGAGGTTACAGGGCTCCTAATATTACGGAAATGGCATCCAACGGCCTGGATCCCGGTGCGCACATCATTTATCTTGGTAACCGGAATTTCGATCCCGAGTTTTCACTGGAAACAGACCTGGGCGCAAGCGCCAGGTTCAGCAATTTTTCAGCAGAGCTGAGTCTCTTTAACAATCATATCCAACATTATATTTACCTGACGATGCTTGCAGATGATAACGGAAACCCGATCACGGATGCACAAGGCAATAAAACATATCAATACCAGCAAGCAGCTGCGCAGTTGTATGGAATGGAAGCAGGTTTCTCCCTTCACCCGGTAAAACTCAGAGGATTTAGTTTCGACAACAATCTGTCGGTTGTCTATGGCTTCAACAAAAGCGAGATCTATGAAGGCAAAGGCGAACAGGGAGCTTACCTGCCGCTTATTCCGCCGTTGAAAATATGGAGCAGCATCACACAGAAAATAACAACTGCATCAAAATGGGTTACATCCATTACACCTAAAGTAGAAGTTGAATGGGCTGCGAAACAAAACCGGTTTCTCGGATTGAATCATACAGAAACACCAACGCCTGGTTATGCTTTGTTACATATAGGCCTTACCGTAGACATCAGGTACTATAAAAGCCGGTCCATGCAACTGTACATACAGGTAATGAATCTGCTGGATAAAGTATATCAATCGAACCTTAGCAGACTGAAATATTTTGAATACTACAACCAGTCACCCAACGGTTACAGCGGAATGTATAATATGGGCCGGAATATTTGTGTGAAACTGGTGCTGCCTTTCTGA
- a CDS encoding metal-dependent transcriptional regulator translates to MLSHTEENYLKALFHLTSEITGKSEAGTNELATTLNVKPATANDMLKKLKEKKLISYEKYGKISLTATGKKQAIQIIRKHRLWETFLYEKLEFTWDEVHEVAEQLEHIQSSKLIEKLEKFLNYPEVDPHGDSIPNAKGEMKTRARKTLTQVPVGKTCKLVTVKDGSASFLQYVMKVGLGLSSKIKVVSRQDFDGTMEIEVDGKKSSVSQKFAENLYVV, encoded by the coding sequence ATGCTATCGCATACTGAAGAGAATTATCTCAAAGCACTGTTCCACCTTACGTCGGAAATCACCGGTAAATCCGAGGCGGGAACCAACGAGCTGGCAACTACACTGAATGTGAAACCTGCCACCGCCAACGATATGCTCAAAAAGCTGAAAGAGAAAAAACTCATCAGCTATGAGAAATACGGGAAGATTTCACTGACCGCTACCGGGAAAAAACAGGCTATACAGATCATACGCAAGCACCGGCTTTGGGAAACTTTCCTGTATGAAAAATTAGAATTCACCTGGGATGAAGTGCATGAAGTGGCCGAACAGTTAGAGCATATCCAATCATCCAAACTGATAGAAAAGCTGGAAAAATTCCTGAACTATCCCGAAGTCGACCCCCACGGCGACTCCATTCCGAATGCCAAAGGAGAAATGAAAACCAGGGCCCGGAAAACTTTAACGCAGGTTCCTGTTGGCAAAACCTGTAAGCTCGTCACCGTAAAAGACGGCAGCGCTTCTTTTCTGCAATATGTAATGAAAGTAGGACTGGGTCTCAGCAGCAAAATAAAAGTGGTGAGCCGTCAGGATTTTGATGGAACAATGGAAATAGAAGTAGATGGAAAAAAATCGAGTGTCAGCCAGAAATTCGCAGAGAACCTTTATGTTGTGTAA
- a CDS encoding fumarylacetoacetate hydrolase family protein — protein sequence MKLVSYLNDGHDQLAFLADGYLYDCDLVHPELPNSMNMFLHYWNDMFPVAMQVNKAILDGRVGKDKAIALDSIQLLAPVPFPTSCRDGYAFRQHVAAARRNRKVDMIPEFDQYPIFYFTNHHSIQGPGDILCMPDHFEKLDFELEAAIVICRQGRNITAEKADHYIGGLMIMNDMSARRLQMEEMLLNLGPAKGKDFSTVIGPCLVTLDELEHYEIPAKQGHTGKSWNLSMKCWVNGVQVSEGNVGDMDWTFAEIIERCAYGVTLHPGDVIGSGTVGTGCFLELNGTGKLNNPDYPEQWLQPGDVVEMEIEGIGKLTNTIVKEESDHSILAKKK from the coding sequence ATGAAGCTTGTTTCTTATCTCAACGACGGACACGACCAACTGGCTTTCTTAGCAGATGGTTATTTATACGATTGCGACCTGGTTCATCCCGAACTGCCCAACAGCATGAATATGTTCCTGCATTATTGGAATGATATGTTCCCGGTTGCCATGCAGGTAAATAAAGCCATTCTCGATGGCAGGGTGGGCAAAGACAAAGCCATAGCGCTCGATTCGATCCAGTTGCTGGCGCCGGTACCTTTTCCCACATCATGCAGGGATGGTTATGCATTTCGCCAGCACGTGGCCGCCGCGCGCAGGAACCGCAAAGTGGATATGATTCCCGAGTTCGATCAGTATCCCATCTTTTATTTTACCAATCATCATAGCATCCAGGGGCCGGGCGATATCCTTTGCATGCCCGATCATTTTGAAAAACTGGATTTTGAACTGGAGGCGGCGATCGTTATTTGCAGGCAGGGGAGAAATATCACCGCCGAAAAAGCCGATCATTACATAGGCGGACTCATGATCATGAACGATATGAGTGCAAGAAGGTTGCAGATGGAAGAAATGCTGCTCAACCTGGGGCCTGCAAAAGGAAAAGATTTTTCTACCGTTATCGGTCCCTGCTTAGTAACATTGGATGAACTAGAACATTATGAAATACCAGCCAAGCAAGGGCATACGGGTAAGAGCTGGAACCTCTCTATGAAATGTTGGGTCAACGGTGTTCAGGTGAGCGAGGGCAATGTAGGCGATATGGACTGGACCTTCGCCGAAATTATTGAGCGATGCGCTTATGGTGTTACCCTGCATCCGGGTGATGTGATCGGAAGCGGCACAGTCGGAACCGGTTGTTTTCTCGAACTCAACGGCACCGGCAAACTGAATAACCCCGATTACCCGGAACAGTGGCTACAGCCAGGCGATGTGGTGGAAATGGAGATCGAAGGTATTGGTAAGCTTACGAATACGATTGTGAAAGAGGAGAGCGATCACTCCATACTTGCGAAGAAGAAGTAG
- a CDS encoding glycosyltransferase family protein, whose product MKILYTVQATGNGHISRAMELMPYLTTYGEVDVFLSGSNSHLQPNLPVAYRSNGVSLFYGNTGGLDYRRIWSAFNCRRIWKEARDLPVEQYDIVLNDFESITALACRLKKVPSIGFGHQASFQSKHTPRSNKKDIAGEWVLKQYAPSKAYLGLHFKQYDDFICSPVIKQEILQATPTDQGHITVYLSHYSDEVVVPALQQVKDVRFEVFSKKVKERVQKGNVTLYPISNEGFTQSLIHSHGVITGAGFETPAEALYLGKKLLTLPIKGQYEQLCNAAALKDFNAVVVDSIKPDFYFEVMKWLAGVPVKPLQLSHSTYEIVQKAIEMGREIATSSSQVWSDRSPLSQSYS is encoded by the coding sequence ATGAAGATATTATATACAGTACAGGCAACAGGTAATGGGCATATCAGCCGTGCAATGGAGCTGATGCCCTATCTCACTACTTACGGCGAAGTGGATGTTTTCCTCAGTGGCAGTAACAGCCATTTACAACCCAACCTGCCTGTTGCATACCGCAGTAATGGTGTGAGTTTGTTTTACGGTAATACCGGCGGACTCGATTACCGCCGCATCTGGTCAGCATTCAATTGCAGACGCATCTGGAAAGAAGCCCGCGACCTGCCGGTTGAACAATACGATATCGTACTGAATGATTTTGAAAGCATCACAGCCTTGGCCTGCCGCTTGAAAAAAGTACCCAGCATTGGCTTCGGACACCAGGCGAGTTTCCAGAGTAAACACACACCTCGCAGCAATAAAAAAGATATAGCAGGAGAGTGGGTGCTGAAACAATATGCACCTTCCAAAGCATACCTGGGATTGCATTTCAAGCAATACGACGATTTCATCTGCTCACCGGTTATCAAGCAGGAGATACTCCAGGCAACACCAACCGATCAGGGACATATTACTGTTTATCTTTCGCATTATAGTGATGAAGTAGTGGTGCCGGCATTGCAACAAGTGAAAGACGTTCGCTTTGAAGTATTTTCAAAGAAGGTAAAAGAACGGGTGCAGAAAGGCAATGTTACCTTGTACCCCATCAGCAACGAAGGATTTACGCAAAGCCTCATTCATTCCCATGGTGTGATCACGGGTGCTGGATTTGAAACGCCGGCCGAAGCATTATACCTGGGGAAAAAATTACTGACCCTGCCCATCAAAGGGCAATACGAACAATTATGTAACGCTGCTGCACTGAAAGATTTCAATGCAGTGGTCGTCGATAGCATCAAGCCCGACTTTTATTTCGAAGTGATGAAGTGGTTGGCAGGCGTACCTGTTAAGCCATTGCAGTTATCACATTCAACTTATGAGATCGTACAGAAAGCGATAGAAATGGGCCGTGAAATAGCTACTTCTTCTTCGCAAGTATGGAGTGATCGCTCTCCTCTTTCACAATCGTATTCGTAA
- a CDS encoding SDR family oxidoreductase yields the protein MNIVITGASKGIGKAVAEQFAAAGNTLFLCSRGEKQLYDAVSELQSLYPQATIKARPADVSVKEEAQAFGNWCLGFGTPDILVNNAGHFIPGSVHDEADGQLEAMLQSNLYSAYHLTRTLLPAMIKVKSGHIFNMCSIASLHAYANGGSYSISKFALYGFSKNLREELKPHGIKVTSVHPGATMSASWDGFNIDPKRIMEAADVAKMIYAASQLSPMAVVEDIILRPQLGDL from the coding sequence ATGAACATCGTTATCACAGGCGCATCCAAAGGGATTGGAAAAGCAGTGGCGGAACAGTTTGCAGCAGCGGGAAATACTTTGTTCCTGTGCAGCAGGGGTGAAAAGCAACTGTATGATGCCGTAAGCGAACTGCAGTCCCTTTATCCGCAGGCTACAATCAAAGCCCGCCCTGCCGATGTATCGGTGAAAGAAGAAGCGCAGGCTTTTGGTAACTGGTGCCTGGGCTTCGGAACACCGGATATACTGGTGAACAACGCTGGCCATTTCATACCCGGATCGGTACACGATGAAGCCGATGGCCAGCTCGAAGCCATGCTGCAATCTAATCTCTACAGTGCCTATCATCTCACCAGAACCCTGTTGCCCGCCATGATCAAAGTAAAATCGGGCCATATTTTTAATATGTGTTCCATTGCATCGTTGCATGCGTATGCCAACGGAGGCAGTTACAGCATCAGCAAATTTGCTTTATATGGTTTCAGCAAAAACCTGCGGGAAGAATTGAAACCACACGGCATTAAGGTAACATCGGTGCATCCCGGTGCTACGATGAGCGCCAGTTGGGATGGCTTCAACATCGATCCCAAAAGAATCATGGAAGCAGCAGATGTTGCCAAAATGATCTATGCCGCTTCACAACTTTCTCCTATGGCGGTAGTGGAAGATATCATATTAAGGCCCCAATTAGGCGACCTGTAA
- a CDS encoding YjjG family noncanonical pyrimidine nucleotidase has product MKYRHLFFDLDHTLWDFETNAKETLKDLYQSNALHERGITDFDTFYERYSYHNERLWDRYTKGFIKQEELRWKRVWLAMLDFKIADELLARALSQQFLELLPSKTNLFPYTVEILEYLKAKRYHLHLVTNGFEKVQHSKLKQSRLDGYFEAVITSEGSNSLKPNKEIFDYALEQTGASIEESIMIGDNLDADIQGGINAGLDTIFVNHLNVVPHVTPTYTVHHLKELESIL; this is encoded by the coding sequence ATGAAATACCGTCACCTTTTCTTCGACCTGGATCATACGCTGTGGGATTTTGAAACCAATGCTAAGGAAACACTGAAGGACCTGTATCAATCCAATGCCTTGCATGAAAGAGGCATCACGGATTTCGATACGTTCTATGAACGCTATTCTTATCACAATGAGCGTTTGTGGGACAGGTACACCAAGGGATTCATCAAACAGGAAGAACTGCGGTGGAAAAGGGTATGGCTGGCCATGCTTGATTTTAAGATCGCCGATGAACTGCTTGCCCGCGCTTTATCGCAACAATTCCTGGAGCTATTGCCCAGCAAGACCAATCTCTTTCCTTATACGGTTGAAATACTGGAATACCTGAAAGCGAAGCGCTATCACCTGCACCTGGTAACCAACGGCTTCGAGAAAGTACAGCACAGTAAGCTGAAACAATCCAGGCTCGATGGCTATTTTGAGGCGGTGATCACATCGGAAGGCAGTAACAGCCTCAAGCCCAACAAAGAAATTTTTGATTATGCATTGGAACAAACCGGTGCCAGTATAGAAGAAAGTATTATGATCGGTGACAACCTGGATGCGGATATCCAGGGAGGCATCAATGCCGGCTTGGATACCATTTTTGTGAATCATTTGAATGTGGTGCCGCATGTAACGCCTACTTATACTGTTCATCACCTGAAAGAACTGGAGTCTATCTTATAA